Proteins from a genomic interval of Orbaceae bacterium lpD02:
- the trxB gene encoding thioredoxin-disulfide reductase translates to MNSKHSRLMILGSGPAGYTAAIYAARANLKPVLITGMQEGGQLTTTTEIENWPSAEIELTGPELMVKMREHAERFETEIILDQIERVDFSQKPFKLYGGETLYTCDALIIATGASAQYLGLPSEDAFKGKGVSACATCDGFFYRNQKVAVVGGGNTAVEEALYLANIASEVHLIHRRDEFRAEKILINRLMTKVAEGKIILHTHQTLDEILGDQMGVTSVRVRSTQDKQTTKQIDVMGVFIAIGHKPNTAIFGEQLELDNGYIKVKSGLKGNATQTSVEGVFAAGDVMDHIYRQAITSAGTGCMAALDAEHYLDNL, encoded by the coding sequence ATGAATAGTAAACATTCGCGTTTAATGATTTTAGGATCTGGTCCAGCAGGTTATACCGCGGCAATTTATGCCGCGAGAGCCAATTTAAAACCAGTTTTAATTACGGGTATGCAAGAAGGTGGACAATTAACAACCACGACGGAAATTGAAAACTGGCCGTCAGCAGAGATCGAACTTACTGGCCCAGAATTAATGGTCAAAATGCGTGAACATGCAGAGCGCTTTGAAACAGAGATTATTTTAGATCAAATCGAACGTGTCGATTTTAGCCAAAAACCATTTAAGCTTTATGGGGGCGAAACCCTTTACACTTGTGATGCGCTAATTATCGCAACGGGGGCTAGCGCGCAATATTTAGGTTTACCATCGGAAGATGCGTTTAAAGGTAAAGGTGTATCAGCTTGTGCAACATGTGATGGTTTCTTTTATCGCAACCAAAAAGTTGCTGTAGTCGGTGGCGGTAATACGGCTGTTGAAGAAGCGCTGTATTTAGCTAATATCGCCAGCGAAGTACATTTAATTCATCGTCGTGATGAGTTTAGAGCAGAAAAAATTCTTATAAATCGTTTAATGACAAAGGTAGCCGAAGGTAAAATTATTTTACACACCCATCAGACACTTGATGAAATATTAGGTGATCAAATGGGGGTAACCAGTGTCCGAGTGCGTAGCACACAAGACAAGCAAACAACAAAACAAATTGATGTTATGGGAGTCTTTATCGCTATTGGTCATAAACCTAATACAGCTATTTTTGGCGAGCAACTAGAACTCGACAATGGTTATATCAAAGTGAAATCAGGACTAAAAGGTAATGCCACACAGACCAGCGTTGAAGGGGTTTTTGCGGCGGGAGATGTAATGGATCATATTTATCGCCAAGCTATTACATCAGCTGGTACTGGTTGTATGGCCGCACTTGATGCCGAACATTATCTTGATAACCTATAG
- the cydD gene encoding cysteine/glutathione ABC transporter permease/ATP-binding protein CydD produces MSSPLDKQRQKQLLNWLKAQPKQHKKILRGSILTGFMSALCIVAQAILLALILQNLIIVQSDFFTILPYFIALAIVFIVRALLTYIREKINFLLGLSLRKTIRQKLIDKIEQTGPPAISQHTSGGLSTLLIEQIEDLQDFYARYLPQISLATMIPLLILIVILPFNWAAALILFCTAPLIPIFMILVGMGAADVNRKNFKALAYLSGHFLDRLKGLQTIKLFNQGARQTKAINHSAEDFRIKTMNVLKMAFLSSAVLEFFASISIAIVAVYFGFSYLGEIHFGSYSGTVTLFAGFFALILAPEFFQPLRDLGTYYHAKAQAIAAADNIETFLATSASDMVKQTQIETIKIDRIDTITAQDLIILSPDNQPIVGPLSFSLKAPFNLALMGASGGGKSSLLNLLLGFLPYKGSLKINQIEFNLLDLAKWRTQVSWLGQNPYLLNNSIRNNILLANPNASEKMLNDAINHAQLSDFIQQLPNGLDTQIGEDSVRLSVGQAQRIAIARALLKPCNLLLLDEPTASLDKQTAHEIEAILISNYQTCNIITVTHHNSEIMAFDQIWQLREQQIYIDK; encoded by the coding sequence ATGTCATCTCCGTTAGATAAACAGCGCCAAAAACAATTACTAAATTGGCTAAAGGCACAACCTAAGCAGCATAAAAAAATATTACGTGGCTCAATATTAACTGGTTTTATGTCTGCTTTATGTATCGTTGCTCAAGCCATATTACTCGCCTTGATACTGCAAAATTTAATTATCGTTCAGAGCGATTTTTTTACTATTTTACCCTATTTTATCGCGCTTGCGATAGTCTTTATCGTCCGTGCATTATTAACCTATATACGTGAAAAAATTAATTTTTTATTAGGACTCTCTTTACGTAAAACAATCCGTCAAAAGCTAATAGATAAGATTGAACAAACTGGACCTCCAGCAATTAGCCAACATACAAGTGGCGGGCTAAGTACTTTATTAATTGAACAAATAGAAGATTTACAAGATTTTTATGCTCGCTACTTACCACAAATTAGCCTAGCAACAATGATCCCTTTGCTTATCTTAATTGTCATATTGCCATTTAACTGGGCTGCTGCCCTAATTTTATTTTGTACCGCTCCGCTGATCCCAATATTTATGATTTTAGTCGGCATGGGAGCTGCTGATGTTAACCGTAAAAATTTTAAAGCACTAGCGTATTTAAGCGGTCATTTTTTAGATAGATTAAAAGGACTACAAACAATAAAATTATTTAATCAAGGTGCAAGACAAACTAAAGCGATCAATCATTCAGCCGAAGACTTTCGTATCAAAACAATGAATGTGTTAAAAATGGCATTTCTCTCATCGGCGGTATTAGAATTTTTTGCTTCTATTTCTATCGCCATCGTTGCTGTATATTTTGGTTTTTCTTATTTGGGCGAAATCCATTTTGGATCTTATAGCGGAACAGTCACCTTATTTGCTGGTTTTTTTGCCCTCATCCTCGCGCCCGAATTTTTTCAACCATTAAGGGATTTAGGTACCTATTATCATGCCAAAGCGCAAGCCATTGCAGCAGCAGATAATATTGAAACATTTTTGGCGACATCAGCCAGCGATATGGTTAAGCAAACGCAAATAGAAACAATAAAAATTGATAGGATTGATACGATAACTGCGCAAGATTTAATTATTTTATCGCCAGATAATCAACCTATTGTTGGCCCGCTAAGCTTTAGCCTTAAAGCGCCGTTTAATCTGGCGCTTATGGGGGCAAGTGGCGGAGGAAAAAGCTCACTATTAAACCTATTACTCGGCTTTTTACCTTATAAAGGTTCGCTAAAAATTAATCAGATAGAATTTAATTTACTTGATCTTGCTAAATGGCGAACGCAAGTCAGTTGGCTAGGCCAAAACCCTTATTTGCTCAATAATTCTATTCGTAATAATATCTTGCTCGCAAATCCAAATGCCAGTGAAAAAATGTTAAATGATGCAATTAACCATGCACAATTATCTGATTTTATTCAACAACTACCAAATGGACTTGATACCCAGATTGGTGAAGATTCAGTTAGATTATCCGTTGGCCAAGCTCAGCGCATTGCAATCGCTAGAGCACTTTTAAAACCATGTAATTTATTATTACTTGATGAGCCAACAGCTAGCTTGGACAAACAAACCGCACACGAAATTGAAGCAATTTTAATCAGTAATTATCAAACATGTAATATCATCACCGTAACTCATCATAATAGTGAAATCATGGCATTTGATCAGATTTGGCAATTGCGTGAGCAGCAAATCTATATTGATAAATAG
- the cydC gene encoding cysteine/glutathione ABC transporter ATP-binding protein/permease CydC encodes MLTKLLPYIKLYRHYFFMVLLGTILVLLTLGASIFLLSLSGWFLSATAFVGVAGLYTFNYMLPAAGVRGAAIIRTAARYAERLVNHDTTFKILSYLRTHAFKRILPLCAMQMQRYQKADLLNRFIADIDNLDHLYLRLFMPIVSGVLMTILIYFAVGYFDQTIAGTISIILLMTILVIPIIFYQAGKLIGAKIAEQKSEYRQKLISYLQGQAELILFNATKQYRLQLDEIEQQWLANQQKQATLLSLSSALILLIIGIMTLLIIFLAADGVANYQQPIIALFIFVGLSCAEILTPIPGAFLFLGQVLTSAERMNELRQLQPKITFPDTGEKADLNHCEIVFTDVTFSYPNQPFNVFEQINFTIKNGEHVALIGKTGCGKSTLLSLISRTLSTKNGQIFLNQQDITRFDEATLRSFMAVIPQTIDIFSDTLRSNLLIANPDASDNELRAVLASVELEKLTNSQEGLNLWLGEGGRALSGGEKRRIGIARALLHKAPLILMDEPTESLDNQIEQQILTIIKKCYADKTLVMVTHRLTENDWFDRVYMLKNAQLSIVNTKSL; translated from the coding sequence ATGCTGACAAAACTATTACCTTACATTAAGCTTTATCGACATTATTTTTTTATGGTTTTACTCGGTACTATTTTAGTGCTACTTACTCTTGGTGCCAGTATTTTTCTACTTTCCCTTTCAGGCTGGTTTTTATCGGCGACCGCATTTGTTGGAGTGGCTGGCTTATATACCTTTAATTATATGCTGCCCGCCGCTGGCGTCAGAGGGGCAGCAATAATAAGAACTGCCGCTCGTTATGCAGAAAGATTAGTTAACCATGATACCACCTTTAAAATACTATCGTATTTAAGAACTCATGCATTTAAACGCATATTGCCATTGTGTGCCATGCAAATGCAGCGCTATCAAAAAGCAGATTTACTTAATCGTTTTATTGCGGATATCGATAATTTAGATCACCTTTATTTAAGGCTGTTTATGCCAATTGTGAGTGGTGTATTAATGACAATACTCATTTATTTCGCTGTTGGTTACTTTGACCAAACCATCGCGGGCACTATCTCGATAATATTGTTAATGACGATCCTAGTCATACCAATAATATTTTATCAAGCGGGTAAATTAATTGGTGCAAAAATTGCTGAACAAAAAAGTGAATATCGTCAAAAATTAATTAGTTATCTGCAAGGGCAAGCCGAGTTGATATTATTCAATGCAACTAAACAGTACCGTTTACAGTTAGATGAAATAGAACAACAATGGCTAGCCAATCAACAAAAACAAGCAACTTTGTTAAGCCTTTCAAGTGCATTAATTTTACTCATTATTGGAATAATGACGCTATTAATTATATTTTTAGCGGCCGATGGCGTCGCAAATTATCAGCAACCCATTATTGCTTTATTTATTTTTGTTGGCTTATCTTGTGCTGAGATACTGACACCTATCCCTGGAGCATTTCTCTTTTTAGGTCAAGTGCTAACTTCTGCAGAGCGAATGAATGAATTAAGGCAACTACAACCCAAAATAACCTTTCCTGATACGGGTGAAAAAGCTGATTTGAATCACTGTGAAATTGTCTTTACTGATGTGACATTTTCTTATCCAAATCAGCCATTTAACGTTTTCGAGCAGATTAATTTTACTATCAAAAATGGCGAGCATGTTGCATTAATCGGCAAAACAGGCTGTGGGAAATCCACATTATTAAGTCTCATTAGCCGTACGTTGTCGACTAAAAATGGGCAAATTTTTTTAAACCAGCAAGATATTACACGATTTGATGAAGCGACATTACGTAGTTTTATGGCAGTTATTCCACAAACTATTGATATTTTTAGCGATACGCTACGTAGCAATTTATTAATTGCCAATCCTGATGCGTCAGATAACGAACTAAGAGCAGTATTAGCCAGCGTTGAACTTGAAAAACTCACTAATAGCCAAGAAGGTCTTAATCTTTGGCTAGGTGAAGGAGGTAGGGCATTATCTGGAGGAGAAAAGCGCCGTATTGGAATTGCTAGGGCACTACTACATAAGGCGCCATTAATATTAATGGATGAACCTACAGAAAGCTTAGATAACCAAATTGAACAACAAATTTTAACAATTATTAAAAAATGTTACGCTGACAAAACACTGGTTATGGTTACTCATCGATTAACTGAAAATGACTGGTTTGATAGAGTTTATATGCTAAAAAACGCTCAATTGTCAATCGTGAATACAAAGTCACTTTGA
- the gmk gene encoding guanylate kinase: MYTGTLFIISAPSGAGKSSLIKAYLNQGSQQIASVSISHTTRQPRPGENNGEHYYFVDHREFESLIEQDAFVEYAKVFDHYYGTSKAAIDSSLKQGINIFLDIDWQGARQVREKMPNAKSIFILPPSLTELEKRLIKRQQDSLEVIAKRMHKAKSEMSHYAEYDYLIINDDFPSALNALTAIIKADSLRTNKQLLLNKYTIDNLID; the protein is encoded by the coding sequence ATGTATACAGGAACACTTTTTATCATCTCAGCGCCAAGTGGTGCGGGGAAATCAAGTCTTATAAAAGCTTACCTTAACCAAGGTAGCCAGCAAATCGCAAGTGTATCAATCTCTCATACTACCCGCCAGCCAAGACCGGGGGAAAACAACGGTGAACATTACTATTTTGTCGATCATCGAGAATTTGAAAGCTTAATTGAGCAAGATGCTTTTGTCGAGTATGCCAAAGTGTTCGATCATTATTATGGCACATCAAAAGCAGCTATCGATAGCAGTTTAAAACAAGGCATTAATATATTTTTAGACATTGACTGGCAAGGTGCAAGACAAGTCAGAGAAAAAATGCCGAATGCAAAAAGTATTTTTATTTTGCCGCCCTCATTAACTGAATTAGAAAAAAGACTGATCAAGCGCCAGCAAGATTCTCTTGAGGTCATTGCTAAACGCATGCACAAAGCTAAATCAGAGATGTCTCATTATGCTGAATATGACTATTTAATCATTAATGATGATTTTCCTAGCGCCTTAAACGCATTAACAGCGATTATTAAAGCGGATAGTTTACGTACAAATAAACAGTTATTATTAAATAAGTATACCATCGATAACCTTATCGATTAG